The stretch of DNA GCACCGAGGCCAACTCGTagttcttctccttgtgaCTTTGGATCTCGGTAGCGATAGCAGGAATGTAATGGCCAGCATACGACTCTCCAGCCACGTGGAAATCCAGCTCGGCGTATTCGGGGTAAACTTCAAAGAACTTGTTTAGAAACCGATGCACGTCCTTGGCTGCTTgtctggtggagttgaCTCTGTGTTCATCTGAGGAGTATGAGTAGCCAGTATTCACCGGCTGATCGAGGTAGATGACGGAGGCGTTTGAATTCCATGCGTAGGGATTGTCCACAAGTTTGAGCTCGGGTTCGACCTTTGCTGAGCCCATCTCAAAGAACATGCCCTTTATGGAAGAACAACCGGGTCCTCCGTTGATCCACAGGACTACAGGGTCCGTTTTGGGGTCGTTTCGCGACTCAAAGAACCAGAAAAACAGGTGTTTGTTATTCTGTTCGAAATCAAAGTAGCCTGAATGTTGCTTGACGGAATCCACTCCTAGCTCTGCGGGATCAGTGACCCGAAATGTGCCATCTGAAACCTGCTGACGAGCCACATCCTTGATTCCATCGTAGACTTGGTGTAGTGGCTCTTGCTCGAATTGCCGAAGAGCAGAAACGGCTCGGAGACCAGCGACAATGTTATAGAGCACGCGCATGGCCGATGACGAAAGAATGATAGTGATAAtcactacttgtatgcCCACTGAAGGGATATATATTATAGTGGCGGTTTAGAGTTCAATTTCGGGGTCCGAAGTGCCGTATCATGCATGTGGGGCCGTTGAAACTCAGTCTTCCGGGGGACCTTTGGGGTTGCCAACGAGATATTTCCGGACACAAGCCAATATCAGTTGGTCTATTATTGTCTCAGATTGCCAAGGCTAGTTTTCGGCTTATAAATGGCCCATGTGTTGCAGTTATGACTGTCTTTGTATGCAAGACTATTTCATCTGCATTATCTAACATGACACAATTGagagtactcgtactgtactcgaaATAAGTGAGTGAAAAACAAAATCAGACGTGAAAGACATCGCCGTTCTCTATCAATCTGCTCAGCTAGTATTCCACGTGCATTACCGTCGAATAAAGAAAATCTGTCTCAGCCTCAAATTAAGCTGACTAATGCATACTACTTATTAATACATACAATGCTGCATAGGAGTGGAATGGCAAGAATTGTAGGTACTAGTCTGAAAGAAGCAGATCCAAAAAGAAACTCCGCAACGGAGAATTGAACTCCGGTCCCCCGCGTGCTGGTAATACCTGACAGGCGGAAATTCTAGCCACTAAACTATTGCGGATTGGTGAGAGACGGCCTTGTAGATGTGCCTGCATGCGAAGACTGCTGTTTTAAAGTTTTCGTGATTTCTCGACCCTGTGGACATTTTGAGAGTGATAATACAGGATATATAATTATTTCAGCCTTAATGTACCTCTTTATTTACTCTCCTtatctccatcttctctccaGGCGATTTTATGGGGCTCTTAAATTTCACTTTTCGTTAAAGGTCTGATTTGATCTGGTCTAGAATCGTGAagactacttgtatgtactgtagtgttAAAAAGCACTGGGAAGTGCGCTACAGTAATTTCGCTCACCAACGATTCATTTCACCACTCTCATACCCTTTGCTTAGTCTTATTCACCACTCATATCATATTATTTGAGGTCTTCGCATGAATCACTTTGTTCTGAAGGTCTGGAAGCTTGGCTGCTCCATAGAGTTATAAATGTGTTGTGGTTTAGGGAAGATAAAGGATGTGCCAAACACGGTCCCCAGTGGGCCTTTATGAACAGAcctagtcacgtgactttggTTTGGGACGCCGTCTCCCTCctatttatttatttttagTCGTGCGATCCCGCAGGCGCCTTGTATCGTCGCTCATTATCTTCTCTCTGTTCCAGATGCCAATATTTGGGTATTACCGCTTTGGGTCACAAACATGCTTTAGACGACAGGTTCCAAAGCCTATCACCACCATATCGTCGCACAGCAGACATCTACGCACGGCGTTTACACTGGACCAACACGACATGACAGACTCTCCAAAGACCCCTCGACGGTACAGTCATCGCCGGCAGTTGTCAAAAATCAAGTCTGAGCCTCGACGGCGAAGTTCGGGGTTAGTTGTGCCATCCGGCACCTCTCCAGATGCCCGAGTGCACAAGTACGGCGCTCTAGGTAGCCCAGGAGCCAACGGAAGCCATCACAAAGCCCGTGTGATCAGCCAGAGCACGGGTCTCGCCAAGCTAATGCTCGTGGAAATGAACCGCGATCTCAACCGGCAGTTTGACAATCTGGCCAAGCTGCAGCGCATCGACAGCATGTCTGACCGAGACACCAGCGGGTCTGGCAGCTCAaatggacgaggaggctcGTCGACAGCATCAGTTCGATCCGACGTGTCCAGTTTCACCTCGGACCCCAATGTCACTGAGGACGACATTCTCAAAGCCATTGCTGCCAAGCAGAGGAAGGTACTCGATCTGAAGACCGAACTCGCACTGGCTGAACGAGAAATCTCCATCCTCAGTGACAAATACAGCGCCATGGTCACCAGACGCACAGTCGGCACCTCTGAGAGCGCAAGTGACCCCAACAAAAGTCCTCAGAGAGGTGGTACCCCAAGAGCCGAGCCCGAAAACGGTCTCTTTGGTCAGCTGAAGAGATCGTCCACTTTCAGATCAGTCAGAGAGAGTATTGGTATGGGCAATGCCGATGACAATGATCTGCCCATTAAAGAGTATAAGGGATCCCCCAGACG from Yarrowia lipolytica chromosome 1D, complete sequence encodes:
- a CDS encoding uncharacterized protein (Compare to YALI0D08118g, no similarity), with product MPIFGYYRFGSQTCFRRQVPKPITTISSHSRHLRTAFTLDQHDMTDSPKTPRRYSHRRQLSKIKSEPRRRSSGLVVPSGTSPDARVHKYGALGSPGANGSHHKARVISQSTGLAKLMLVEMNRDLNRQFDNLAKLQRIDSMSDRDTSGSGSSNGRGGSSTASVRSDVSSFTSDPNVTEDDILKAIAAKQRKVLDLKTELALAEREISILSDKYSAMVTRRTVGTSESASDPNKSPQRGGTPRAEPENGLFGQLKRSSTFRSVRESIGMGNADDNDLPIKEYKGSPRRESRRQSMLPSALSPYSEVKEATAEMTSSPSPRLSIAKKKSLMFRAQRAFQQQQPSLKLKHSSQQLKQSIQNGTDELLIKGHRLFNDIAKEFMSSDDEGEYDWNEDSDIDEADFEGPVERL